The Streptomyces sp. NBC_00306 sequence CTCGCCTTCGGCACCAACTGCTGGTCCAGCACCCCCTGTTCGGCGCCGCTGATGTACGAGACGGTCCGCACCTTCCTCACCCTCGTACGACAGGGCCACCCCCGCACGCCCCTCCTGGTGGTCTCCCCCGTCCTGCGCCCCGGAGCGGAGAACACCCCGAACCGGCTGGGTGCCACGCTCGCGGATCTGCGGACGGCCATGGAGCGGGCCGTCACGGACCGCAGGGAGGGCAGTGACGGCCAGGACGCGGACGACTGGCTCGCTCTGCTTCCCGGTCGCGACCTGCTCCGGGCGGGACAACTGGCCGACGGGGTGCATCCCGACGACGAGGGACACGCCGTGCTGGCGGCCGCGGTGGCCGAGGCCCTCCCCTCGGCGCGGCCGAACGGATGAGGTGCAGGCGCAAATACATGTTCCGGGACGGGGTACGCGAGCTGCGATGAACACTGAACCGCGGGTGGTGGCCGACCCCCCGCTCCCCAGCGACAGCGCGCGGGCCCGCAGGGCGACCGCGGACTTCCTGGCGCGCCACTGCCCGTGGGCCGACCTGGACGCCGTACTGCTCGTCGTGTCCGAGCTGGTCAGCAACGCGGTGCAGCACACGGCCGGCTGGTGGCGGCTCCAGCTGGCGGCGGCCCAGGACACGCTGGTGGTCGAGATCGACGACTCCAGCCCCGCGATCCCGGTGTCCCGCGAGCCGGACTTCAGCGGCAGCGGCGGATTCGGCTGGCACATGGTGCACCAGCTCGCCGGACAGGTGGAGATCAGCCCCCTGCCCTGCGGCAAGCGCGTCCAGGCGACGTGGGTGAGGAAGATCCCCGCAACGGCGCCTGCCTGCTGACGCGCGGCCGGAACGGCCGGGCGCGCTGCCGGCGCACAGGCAGCCTTCTTCGGTCCACAGCGGCATCATCACGCGGTAGTCATGAAACGACAGCACACGGCGCGCACGAACCATGACGCCCTCCCCCGCGTCGACGGCGCGCCCTCCCGGGAATCACAGGAGGCGGCGCCCCCTGTCAGGTGGGGCGCCGCCTGTCCCGTGG is a genomic window containing:
- a CDS encoding ATP-binding protein, whose protein sequence is MNTEPRVVADPPLPSDSARARRATADFLARHCPWADLDAVLLVVSELVSNAVQHTAGWWRLQLAAAQDTLVVEIDDSSPAIPVSREPDFSGSGGFGWHMVHQLAGQVEISPLPCGKRVQATWVRKIPATAPAC